In Pseudosulfitobacter sp. DSM 107133, the DNA window ATGTCGATTACAACGGAGCAATGGAGAGAGATTTACAGCGAGCTAGCTATCGAGCTAGGCGAGCATACTTGCGCGTCGTGGATTGAACCCCTGACTTGTGCCGAGAGCATGCCCGCCAATGAATTGCATCTACAGGCTCCAACCTCATTTATTGCTGACTACGTTGAGAAGAACTACGGCAGAGCGATCATAGACGCTGCTGAAGCCGTGTTATCGATTTCTATTGAGCGGTTGGTTTTTACTGTTTCACCCGCCTCAGCCAAAAGCTCAGCACCTAGCAAGCATCTGCGCAACGTGCCCAAACATGATGCCCAGATTGATATGTTCGTGCCCAACTTGGTCGAGCTACCCATCAAAGACGATATCCATTTGATGGGAGTCTCACCGTTCGTGCTGCAACCACGTGGTGAGACACGCATGGAGCTAGTCTACAACAACGTCAGCGACGTTGATATCCGCATCGAGGCAAATGAGAAATACGGCCTACTCAGAGCAACGGACTACGATTTTGTTTTGTTCATGCAGAGTTGGCTAACCCATTTCGCCAACGAATACCGAGACCAAGTCCAAAGGTGGCAGAAGACGAAGCGTGGAGCGGAACCGCCAAAGCCGCCACGTCGATTTGCCCCAGATGTAAATGACATCCTGCGCTTTGCGCGGGTCTACGACAACGCGGGTAAGACACAGCGTGAACAGGTGGAAGGGATGTTCAATCGCTTGGCCAACAACCACGTGAAAATCTCACGTTCAGGCCGCAAACGGCGGCGTTGGGGTTCGTTCAGCTTTGTCGATGGATGGGAGGTCATCGAGGAAAACACCACAGGGAACATCCAGAAGGTACAGGTTGGCATTCCACAGTGGATCTATGAGGGTATTGTAGAAGCGCCAACGCCTACGATCCTCACATATTCCCGAGATTATTTCCTTTTAAAACAACCCGTTCTACGCTTCTTATACAGGTTGTGCCGAGTGTGCGATAAAAAACTGGACAACCAGAACAGCTACGACATTCCTTTGAGCGATGTTTACCACCGCAGTGGTTCTAGACGTGCTCAGAAGCGCTTCAACCAAGAGCTGCGAGAGTATGTCAGTGGGTTTGAGAATGGACATTTCTTTGATTGGACAGTCGCTATCGAAGGAGCAAGAGAACAAGCAACTCTAATCATCAAGCGTGTGCCATTACTGGTCGAAACGTCCTCGTAAAAAGGCGTATGGGGTACCCCAAAAAGGCACATGGGGTACCACGTCAGGCACATGGGGTACCATAGTCAGGCACATGGGGTACTATGGTCAGGCACATGGGGTACCACGTTTTTGGGTTAACCTCTTGTTTGCATTGATATTTCACTCTTTCCTATAAACTTAGAGCTTTAGCTTATCCTATCACTGTTTTTCATGAAGGCGTCAGGCACATGGGGTACCATACAAAATGGAGTGCGCCTTTGGCGCACGGCAATTATGAAGGGGGTCTCATTGCCGACCCCCTTAAACCCCCGCTAGGATACTTCAAGAACAATGAAGAGCTTTGAATTGAAAGGTCGCGAAAGCTGTGCCACAATTTATCCACGGTACAGGCGGGGACGCCGATGGCCGTGAACGATGAAGGGCAGGGGGCGACCCCTGCCTTTTTGCTAGAGGTTATTAGTTATGGATTTTAAAGATCATATTTTAAACAATCTACTCTGGCTCATTGGGGGCGGCATCGCGGCTCTGATAGGCATTACATCGGGATCAGGGTTTCTAGCCATAGTAGGTCTCTGCTGTATTGGGTATGGGTTTTTCCTTGCTAATAAGGCACATGAAAAAGAGCGAGCGAGCCAAAAACGAACCGATATAGCCAGAGCAAAAAAGGCGGCAGAAGAGCGCAAAAAGGCAGTTCAGATTGAATTAGACAATAAGACCAAAATCGAAGAAGAAGCAAAGGTCGCCGAAAAAATTTCTGCTGAAAAAGCTGAAGCCGCCTCTCTTTGGGACGCATTACAAACAGCGAAAGCAAGTCAGACGATGGATATGTCTGATGCTTCATATGATGAACTTCTGAAGGTCATTCATAGCATATGTATCAATGCTAGCAAATCTGAACTGCTCGATTCAGCCCTCTACGCCCCAGCGGGGATGAACAGGGAATTCATTGAAAAATTTGAGGATTTTAGGAAGTACCTTTTTCCTTACGATCGATCATCTGAAAGTGTTTGGGCACTTATCGAGCTTTGGTTATCTGATACTTATGGGCGCGACGCGAAAACAGTAGCTAGAGATCGCTTCAAAAGCGCTCTTACCGTTATCGTTAGTACATACAAGCAAGAACGCTTGATTCGAGCCAAAGTTGACCGCCAAATTACTGCAAACCTTATAACAACTGATCCCACAATTGTCGCTCTATGCTCCGCACTAGATGCTTTCGACCTCAGTTTTATGCTTTGCGGGCGTCAATCTGAGAACTTAAAGTACCACCTGCTTTGCGCGAACGCAGACTTTACCATTGAGTACCCAAGGGAGCCTGAAGGGCAACAAGAAGCCCGCGAACGGTATATGGATCACAGTGTGGTCAAGAACGTCGCACTGAAAGTTCAGCAAGATTTGGGCCAAACCTTCTACTCTAAAACGGTAGATGCCATTTCCGTGTTTGCTGATTTCATTCCTGATATTTTCGATCTGTTGAACGAGGCGTGGGCGGAAGAAGCGCTTAACACTCAGTTTAGCAGCAGGGAAGATTTTCACGCTTCAACGGGCCATCTGCTCGGGCGAGGTGACCAACGAGATGTGAATTATAACGGGGAAAAGTCTCTGATCACAATCGCAGGCCCAGGCAGCGGTAAAACTCAATGTCACGTATTGCCAAATCTCAACAGCTTTGAGGGCGCTGCTATCGTGCTCGACGTGAAGGGAGAGTGCTACGACAAATCTGCTTCTTGGCGGCGAGAGCATGTCGGTCCCGTGTTTGCTTTCGCACCCTCCAATCCTGACGCCTCGCAGAAATACAACCCTCTTCAGCTCATGTCAGAAGTGGACCTGTCGCGCTTTTGTGCCGCCCCAAGTGCTCGTTTAGGCCACTTTCTTCTCGAATGCGACAGGGCTTTTCCAGCCAAGTGCTGAGTGACGTCGTCGCGGATTGTAGAACCCGTTTATGTATTCGAAGATCGCCATCTTTGCTTTCCGCCGCGTCTCCCAAGGATGCCGCCAGATCAGTTCAGCTTTGATGGTTTTGAAGAACGTCTCAACGGCGGCGTTGTCGTAGCAATTGCCCTTGCCGCTCATCGATACCTTGAACCCGTGTTGACGCAGGATCTTCTGGTAGTCGTGTGAACAATATTGCGACCCGCGATCCGTGTGATGAATGCAGCCTTTGGGCGGCTGGCGGAACGCGATGGCCATCTTCAAAGCCCTGATAGCAAGGTCGCGTTTCATGCGATTGCTCACCGCCCAGCCGATCACACGGCGCGAATGCAGATCAAGAATGACAGCCAGATACAGCCAGCCCTCCCGGGTCCACACATAGCTGATATCGCCAGCCCATTTTTGGTTTGGCTGATCAGCGGTGAAGTCCCTATCCAGCAGATTGGGTGCAATGTTGAACTTATGATCGCTATCTGTCGTGACCTTGTGTTTACGTGTCCGAATAACAGATATGCCGTTCTGACGCATCAAGCGGCCAACGCAGCGATGACCGACATTCAGACCAATCTCTTTCAGCTCTTCGGTCATCCGTGGCCTGTCGTAGCTACCAAGGCTAAGGCGGGACTGTTCCTTGATATGTGCAAGTGTGACCAAGTCAGTCCGTTGCCTGCGACTGGCGGGACGGCCGCGAAAGGCCCTCAATCCACGCGAGCTGACCTGCATCACTTGGCACATACGCTGGATGGAAAACGTAGATTGGTGCTCTTCGATGAACTTGAACCTCACGGCTTTTGGCTCGCGAAGAACACCGTGGCCTTTTTTAAAATCTCCCGCTCCTCCTTGAGGATACGGTTCTCGCGCCGAAGCCGGTCATTCTCTTTCGCGAGTTCTAAATCCTCTTTCGACAGCACATCTATGCCTCGATGCGCCGTGATCCATTTGTTCAGCGTCGACATGCCAACGCCCAAATCATCTGCCACCTGCTTACGCGTAAGCCCGCTGGTCAGTGCGATCCGCACCGCATCCTGGCGGAATTCGTCCGTCCGTTTCAGTCCCATCGTCAATCTCCTTTGTTGCAGTAAATGCTATCAAAGGAGCGGCATCAAACCGCGACAGGTCCAAAGACCCTGACGAACTGTGGGAAGATGCTAAGTTTCTGGCTGCTCTGTTGATCGTGACAAAGAGTAAAACAGATGCGACTTGGGAAGACCAAGGGCGAGAGCTTTTGACGCTCTTTTTGGCTTGTGTTGGGGGGCTGGCACTAGAGCAGCGTAGCATGACACAAGTGCTCGATTTAATGGCGGGGATTAACCTTGATGAGACCTTTGAAGACATTTTACAGGAAGACGCTGATTATCCATCGACTATGCGCCGTACAGCCAAGAAATATGCCGATATAAGAGCCGCCAGTGAGAAGCAGTGGGCTGGTATTACTTCAGCGGCCAATCAACACCTTGCAGTCTGGGAGGGCAGCAAGGTTGAGAAAGTTACGGCGGCGAGTGACTGGACGCCGATGGATTTTCGCAAGTCACCAGCGCCAACCCTCTATCTTCAGGTGCCACCAAACGCGATTGACACTTATGCGCCCTTGCTGCGTGTCATCATTGCGCAGCACGTCAATGAACTGATGCGTGAGGAACCAAATGCAGATGCACCGCCCATCCTGTTCATGCTCGATGAGATGCCCCAGCTTGGGATGATGGAGCCGATCAAGAAGGCGCTCACAGTCGGTCGCAGCTACAAAATCCAACTTTGGATGTTCGCGCAAAATTTGGGGCAGCTTCAGGAAGTCTATGGCAAAGAGACAGCGGCCACGATGGTCGAGTCCTGCGGCGTCGAGATGTACATGAACCCACGCCAAGAGACCGCGGATCGCTTGTCTAAAGCGCTTGGAACCCGTGAGGATGTCTTATCGGGAAAAACTGTGCCCGTGGTGACACCGCAGGCTCTGACGGGGCCAGAGTGGAAGGATGATATTCTGGTCTTCGCTACGGGTGAAAAGCCGTTGCGTCTGAAGAAGGCGTTTTTCCACGAAATGCAGTCAGAGTAGATCGGCTGGGGAACATCCCCAGACCCCTGTGACCTTTTCAAGGTCAAGGATACGACAACCGAGGCTTTGAATATCAGGCTGTAGATGGTGCTGATAGTTGCATTTTTGCGAGCTTGCTGGTTTGGTTGTCGTATCTTTAGTGCGCACTTATGGGTTTGATGCCAAACCCGTGCTGACGCGAGGAAGCGATGGCAATTTACAGCCTTAATCATAAGGCGATTGGCAAGGCGACGCAGGATAGGCCTTACACGGCTGCGGCTCACGTGCGCTACATCACGCGCAGTGATGCTTGCCGTACCGTGTTGGGTGAGCGCATCCCACTCGATCCTAAAAACGCTCAAGGCTGGTTTCGCTCCGAAGAGCGCGCCGATCGCAAGAATGCGCGCGTGTGCGACAAGGTCATGATTGCTTTGCCGCGAGAGCTGGACGCCGACCAGCGCGAAGCTCTCGTATCAGATTTTGCATCACGAGTGACAAAGGGACAGGCCCCGTGGATGGCAGCTATTCACGATAAGGGCAAAGACCGCAAAAACCCGCATTGTCATTTGGTCATGCGTGACCGCGATGAGAGCGGCAGACGCTGTCTGCATATGTCAGCAGGCAAAGCGGAACGTGCTCTTTTGAAAGAGCGCGGTATAGATGCCATGACGACCGACCGAATGCGCGACATTTGGGAGAAGGCGGCAAATGATCATCTTGAGCGGTCTGGTCATGTAGAGCGGATTGACCGCCGCACATTGGAAGCTCAGGGCATTGATAGATCAGCGACAGTTCATGAGGGCGTCAAAGTTCGTCAGATGGCCGCTAGGGGTGCAAGGCCGTCTAGCAAGGTGGTCGAGCTGGCCAATGCGCCTACAGCGCGCTCAGATCGACGCTCAGTGGATTTTTGCGCCATCGATGGAGGGACTACGCGCCAAGAGTTCAACGAGGCTGTTAAGCAGCGCTCAGGAGGGCGGCTGAAAAAAGAGCAAAATTTTCTTGCCGAAAAGGTCAATATGATTGACCATTCTGTCAATGGACCCAAAAACACAAAAGGAACTATTAGCGAAAATTCAGGCCGAACTGGAAGAGGCGGAAGCCGAAGTGAAGGTTTGGGAAGAGCATATGCAAGCACACCTGAAAGTGCTGGAAAAGAAATCCGAGCGCGTCAATCAGGAGGGCTTCGAAGCCCCTCTAGCAGGGACAACGAACCACAATCTGATAGAGGGTTCACGCCGTCTGCGGGATTTGGAGCTTCAGCGCATCGAGAAAATCAAAGCTATTCGCCAGACAATTCTAGACGGAACCTTTTAGGTTCAACCCAACCTGTTGAGGGAGACTCTATGACCGATCAAGAACGATTGGATGCTTTGTTGCGTCGTGCCGAAACTGAGCAAGAGAAGCTAGACCTTCTCAAGTGGCAGCATCGAGAAGTTCAGAAAGCCCGCTTAGCCAATGCGCGAGAAAACGAAGCAGGCAAACAGATTGACGAAGAAACCCAAAAGGCTGCTGAGAAGCATCAGGTCGATGTTGAGAAAAGATTGGCTGCAACTGCTAAAGGGAAAGACTATCTACACGGTAAAGAGGCGCAGTCGGTGCTAAAAGAGCTTCACCGTGAGGACAGCGAACAGCGGCAGAAAGACAAAGATGCAGAGCGGTTGGCAGAACTGGACAAGAAGGCCGAAAAATCACCACGCGCCGCAGAGGTTGCACGGGAAGAAGTCCAGCCAAAAGAGGGTAAGAACAAGGCCCGCGAGACCATGTCATTCCTGCTAAAGCCCTCGAAGGGAAAAGACCTACGGCCCAAGCCCCGTGACAAAGATAAAGAACGGGATCGAGGTTGGGAGCCAGAATGAAGTCGGGGGCCACACGGCCCCCTGTTCGTTAGTATTTTTCAACATTCTTCCACCCATATTTAGGGCCGAAGAAATGCTGCGTGATTTCTTCGAAGCGATACCGTGCACGGCGATCACCGTGTACAGCCGAGTGGATTACGCGGAAGGGCAAACGTATGTTGCGCCGCTCGCAAGCCACTACAGCTTTGTAGAGCGGTACGAATATAGCAAAGCGAGCTGTAGCTGCCACGAGATCACGTAAGTCCTCGAAGGTGTGTTTGAAATTTTGCATGGGAAAAGCTCCTGATGAATCTGACGATGTTGTCAGAAGCTTTTGGGGACGACCGCTAACCTTCCCTGACCCCCTTCATTGTTCTTGAAATATCCTCGGGGGTCTGGGGGCAGACAGCCCCCAGAATTTTAGCCAGACCATTACCTACGATGTAACCGCAGACCGTTGCGGGCAGACGTAGAAATTGTTGTCAGGTATTTTGAAAAAGTGAATGATATCAGAGACTTGTCTGCGTGCATTGTGGAAACGCCAGAGGACAGAATAACATTTGCCGCAATAACTGAACGTGTTTCGCTAAATACAATGCGAAGGTCATTGAGGAGATCAAAAGTGGCGGAAGAACCAGAAAAGTTTGTCTTGAGGTTGCTGGGAGTCGTCGAAGCTGAGGCAACAGGTCGAAGAACCATCAACCGACTGCTCAGTTTAGTATTCCTAATTGTGTGCGCCGTTGTTGCGATTGCGTACGCAGCGCTATGATAAAGCGCTCTTACGCTGTCTCGACCTGTGGCCCGCTGTGAATTTTGACCTTCGCCCACGATATGCGCAGCTCTTGAAACTGGACGAATGCGCCCGTTTCTTGACCGTTGGATTTTTCACGCAAAGACGTGTCTACCCACTCCACATTGAAGTTTGAGAGCTTAAGCTGATTGACAAGCTGCTTTGCGGCCTTTGTTTCCTTCAGGTTGGCCGCGAGGGTCTGGCTGACGCGAATGTACCCCCTGCCCTGCGTGGCAGCGTTCACGATAGCTTCCTTGATATCCTCATAGGCAAAAACGGTTTTGGCGTATTTTTCGCGGTATGCGTTCGTGAGTTCGAGCACGGCCACCACGTCGGGGATTTTGTTCATCCAAGATATGCTTTCGTTACATCTAGGCGGCTGTGGCCAAGTTCTTCCGCAATGGTGAGCCGTGCATCACGGTCAGCCTGCTTGTCGGCGGCACTGAGGCGCTTTGTGGCCTCTCCCCCGTCTTTGGGGCAGCGCAGCCCTGTAAGCGCTTTGTAGCGCCATTGAGCGTAGTTATGGCGCAGGCCGTGCAAGTTGGTCATGCCGGCCTTGAGCGTCTGATATTCAAACGCCTTGCGGTGCTCGATGTAGGTCTTTTCATCTGGAATGAGACTAGCATCGCCTACAGTGTCGCGGACTTCGTTCAGAAGGGCGCGGTGGCGGTCGGTCAGAACAGGAATTTCCCGATAGCGACCACCCTTTGTCCAGCTCGGTTTGAGGGCGATTTTATCGCCCTTGTCGGCAAGCCGAGGCTGGAATTTTAACGCCTCCTCGATGCGAAGCCCGAAGGCAGCAGCCATCCGAACAGCAAGCTGCATTCGGGCACATGGGAGCTTTGCGACCTTATCGAGATTGAGGCGTTGTCCTTTGTTTACGTCCGACGTGCTACGGCGCTCGATGCCGTAGGCATCATTGGTGCGGTGCACGACCGAGGCTTTGTTGATGGATTTTGCCCACCATCGCAGCGTTGACATGCGGTTTTTCAAAACGCCTGTGCTGATGCCCTGCTTTTGCCAATCGCGCACAAGGCGCTCTATGTGCTTGGGCTTCAGGCTCTTGGCTGAAGGCAGGCGGAAACCGCTATTCTTCAAATCCTGCGCCATAGCTTGCGCCATGCGGGCGCGGTCTGCTTGTGTTTGGCGTGACCCAGTGCGGTCGCTCTTGGTCAGCCTCTTTAAATCAAATGCCAAAGCGTCCATGGCATAAGTCTTTCCTTGGTTTATCTTGGTTGCCGTTTTCATGGTGAGTGAAAATGGCCTGCTGAGATGCCGTAGCATGGTCAGCCCGC includes these proteins:
- a CDS encoding type IV secretory system conjugative DNA transfer family protein, producing MRSAPHPGGIRPSVSVPSSISFVAVNAIKGAASNRDRSKDPDELWEDAKFLAALLIVTKSKTDATWEDQGRELLTLFLACVGGLALEQRSMTQVLDLMAGINLDETFEDILQEDADYPSTMRRTAKKYADIRAASEKQWAGITSAANQHLAVWEGSKVEKVTAASDWTPMDFRKSPAPTLYLQVPPNAIDTYAPLLRVIIAQHVNELMREEPNADAPPILFMLDEMPQLGMMEPIKKALTVGRSYKIQLWMFAQNLGQLQEVYGKETAATMVESCGVEMYMNPRQETADRLSKALGTREDVLSGKTVPVVTPQALTGPEWKDDILVFATGEKPLRLKKAFFHEMQSE
- a CDS encoding cell envelope integrity protein TolA yields the protein MDFKDHILNNLLWLIGGGIAALIGITSGSGFLAIVGLCCIGYGFFLANKAHEKERASQKRTDIARAKKAAEERKKAVQIELDNKTKIEEEAKVAEKISAEKAEAASLWDALQTAKASQTMDMSDASYDELLKVIHSICINASKSELLDSALYAPAGMNREFIEKFEDFRKYLFPYDRSSESVWALIELWLSDTYGRDAKTVARDRFKSALTVIVSTYKQERLIRAKVDRQITANLITTDPTIVALCSALDAFDLSFMLCGRQSENLKYHLLCANADFTIEYPREPEGQQEARERYMDHSVVKNVALKVQQDLGQTFYSKTVDAISVFADFIPDIFDLLNEAWAEEALNTQFSSREDFHASTGHLLGRGDQRDVNYNGEKSLITIAGPGSGKTQCHVLPNLNSFEGAAIVLDVKGECYDKSASWRREHVGPVFAFAPSNPDASQKYNPLQLMSEVDLSRFCAAPSARLGHFLLECDRAFPAKC
- a CDS encoding MobA/MobL family protein, coding for MAIYSLNHKAIGKATQDRPYTAAAHVRYITRSDACRTVLGERIPLDPKNAQGWFRSEERADRKNARVCDKVMIALPRELDADQREALVSDFASRVTKGQAPWMAAIHDKGKDRKNPHCHLVMRDRDESGRRCLHMSAGKAERALLKERGIDAMTTDRMRDIWEKAANDHLERSGHVERIDRRTLEAQGIDRSATVHEGVKVRQMAARGARPSSKVVELANAPTARSDRRSVDFCAIDGGTTRQEFNEAVKQRSGGRLKKEQNFLAEKVNMIDHSVNGPKNTKGTISENSGRTGRGGSRSEGLGRAYASTPESAGKEIRARQSGGLRSPSSRDNEPQSDRGFTPSAGFGASAHRENQSYSPDNSRRNLLGSTQPVEGDSMTDQERLDALLRRAETEQEKLDLLKWQHREVQKARLANARENEAGKQIDEETQKAAEKHQVDVEKRLAATAKGKDYLHGKEAQSVLKELHREDSEQRQKDKDAERLAELDKKAEKSPRAAEVAREEVQPKEGKNKARETMSFLLKPSKGKDLRPKPRDKDKERDRGWEPE
- a CDS encoding IS3 family transposase (programmed frameshift) codes for the protein MGLKRTDEFRQDAVRIALTSGLTRKQVADDLGVGMSTLNKWITAHRGIDVLSKEDLELAKENDRLRRENRILKEEREILKKGHGVLREPKAVRFKFIEEHQSTFSIQRMCQVMQVSSRGLRAFRGRPASRRQRTDLVTLAHIKEQSRLSLGSYDRPRMTEELKEIGLNVGHRCVGRLMRQNGISVIRTRKHKVTTDSDHKFNIAPNLLDRDFTADQPNQKWAGDISYVWTREGWLYLAVILDLHSRRVIGWAVSNRMKRDLAIRALKMAIAFRQPPKGCIHHTDRGSQYCSHDYQKILRQHGFKVSMSGKGNCYDNAAVETFFKTIKAELIWRHPWETRRKAKMAIFEYINGFYNPRRRHSALGWKSPVAFEKKVA
- a CDS encoding phage integrase N-terminal domain-containing protein, which produces MKTATKINQGKTYAMDALAFDLKRLTKSDRTGSRQTQADRARMAQAMAQDLKNSGFRLPSAKSLKPKHIERLVRDWQKQGISTGVLKNRMSTLRWWAKSINKASVVHRTNDAYGIERRSTSDVNKGQRLNLDKVAKLPCARMQLAVRMAAAFGLRIEEALKFQPRLADKGDKIALKPSWTKGGRYREIPVLTDRHRALLNEVRDTVGDASLIPDEKTYIEHRKAFEYQTLKAGMTNLHGLRHNYAQWRYKALTGLRCPKDGGEATKRLSAADKQADRDARLTIAEELGHSRLDVTKAYLG
- a CDS encoding replication initiator protein A gives rise to the protein MSITTEQWREIYSELAIELGEHTCASWIEPLTCAESMPANELHLQAPTSFIADYVEKNYGRAIIDAAEAVLSISIERLVFTVSPASAKSSAPSKHLRNVPKHDAQIDMFVPNLVELPIKDDIHLMGVSPFVLQPRGETRMELVYNNVSDVDIRIEANEKYGLLRATDYDFVLFMQSWLTHFANEYRDQVQRWQKTKRGAEPPKPPRRFAPDVNDILRFARVYDNAGKTQREQVEGMFNRLANNHVKISRSGRKRRRWGSFSFVDGWEVIEENTTGNIQKVQVGIPQWIYEGIVEAPTPTILTYSRDYFLLKQPVLRFLYRLCRVCDKKLDNQNSYDIPLSDVYHRSGSRRAQKRFNQELREYVSGFENGHFFDWTVAIEGAREQATLIIKRVPLLVETSS